One segment of Trypanosoma brucei brucei TREU927 chromosome 8, complete sequence DNA contains the following:
- a CDS encoding electron transfer flavoprotein-ubiquinone oxidoreductase, putative, translated as MLRRTSCCFCAVAERVIEEFDVVVVGGGPAGLATAIRLKQLGGVAGDDFRVALVEKGSEIGAHTISGACVNMRSLDELIPDWEVATDLPTLTTVTSDNFYYLRDQKRSFRSPIIPPTLQNHNARIMSLGSLCRWLSERATELGVEVYSGFAAARPVLNSTMTAVEGVQLNDVGINKKGEKTERYDPGMIFRAKQTVFAEGCRGSCTKQLEKIFNLRGKQNFQTYGLGVKEVWEVPEGNHRPGSVSHTIGWPLTDKGHDNTYGGSFLYHYGDGLVSLGFVVGLDYKNPHIRPYMEFQKWKTHELVTSQLRGGRPLHYGARTLVEGGLVSLPQLHFPGGVLVGDCAGFLNLPKIKGTHTAMKSGMLAAEAVYADAFVSGREKLVHVDCKSYQERFRESWLYEELYQVRNVRQTFARHFLLGVLYTGVTTLLTRGAEPWTLRHHQPDHKSLKPAASCVQIEYPKPDGEITFDLLTNLNLSGTDHNADQPAHLQLHDASVPIDVNLSLYDGPEGKYCPAKVYEFVDGKLVINAQNCLHCKACDIKDPTQNIDWTVPEGGGGPNYNSQM; from the coding sequence ATGCTTCGTCGAacaagttgttgtttttgcgcCGTGGCGGAGCGAGTGATTGAGGAGTTcgacgttgttgttgttggaggcGGCCCAGCGGGACTGGCCACAGCCATTCGACTAAAGCAACTCGGTGGGGTCGCAGGGGATGATTTTCGTGTCGCTCTTGTTGAGAAGGGGAGTGAAATTGGGGCGCATACGATTTCTGGTGCCTGCGTAAACATGCGGTCGCTGGATGAGCTCATCCCTGATTGGGAAGTCGCTACTGATCTTCCGACGCTGACAACCGTAACGAGCGAcaacttttattatttgcgTGACCAGAAACGCAGCTTTAGGTCCCCCATAATACCACCCACACTGCAAAACCACAATGCGCGTATCATGTCGCTTGGGTCACTGTGCAGGTGGCTGTCTGAACGAGCAACGGAGTTAGGTGTGGAGGTGTATTCGGGGTTTGCCGCCGCCCGGCCTGTGCTTAACAGCACTATGACGGCAGTGGAAGGTGTACAGCTTAACGATGTCGGAATCAATAAGAAGGGTGAGAAAACCGAACGGTACGATCCTGGCATGATTTTTAGGGCCAAGCAAACCGTGTTCGCAGAAGGATGCCGTGGTTCTTGCACCAAGCAGTTAGAGAAAATATTCAACCTCCGTGGGAAGCAGAATTTCCAAACGTACGGTCTTGGAGTGAAAGAGGTGTGGGAGGTTCCAGAGGGCAACCATCGCCCTGGTTCTGTTTCGCACACAATAGGTTGGCCACTCACAGATAAGGGCCACGACAACACGTACGGTGGGTCCTTTCTCTACCACTACGGCGATGGTTTGGTCTCCCTTGGGTTTGTTGTAGGCTTGGACTACAAAAATCCTCACATTCGTCCCTACATGGAGTTTCAGAAGTGGAAGACTCACGAGTTGGTAACATCGCAACTGCGTGGCGGTCGGCCGCTTCATTACGGTGCTCGAACACTTGTTGAAGGTGGCTTGGTTTCGCTGCCGCAGTTACACTTTCCTGGCGGTGTGCTCGTTGGCGACTGTGCAGGTTTCCTTAACTTACCAAAGATAAAAGGCACGCACACGGCCATGAAGTCTGGGATGTTGGCCGCGGAGGCCGTGTACGCCGACGCTTTTGTGTCTGGCAGGGAGAAATTAGTGCATGTCGATTGCAAAAGTTACCAAGAGAGGTTTAGGGAAAGTTGGTTATACGAAGAGTTGTATCAGGTGCGCAACGTGCGGCAGACGTTCGCCCGTCACTTCCTGTTGGGCGTGCTGTATACAGGCGTAACAACCCTTCTCACACGCGGCGCGGAGCCGTGGACACTGCGACATCACCAGCCTGACCACAAAAGCCTGAAACCCGCGGCTTCGTGCGTGCAAATTGAGTACCCCAAGCCTGATGGCGAGATTACTTTTGACCTCTTGACAAATCTCAACTTGAGTGGAACGGACCACAACGCTGACCAACCAGCGCATCTGCAACTTCATGATGCCTCTGTACCAATTGACGTCAACCTTTCTCTTTATGATGGCCCAGAGGGGAAGTACTGCCCCGCCAAAGTGTATGAATTTGTGGACGGAAAGCTGGTAATCAACGCACAGAACTGTTTACACTGCAAAGCGTGTGACATCAAGGATCCCACGCAGAATATCGACTGGACGGTGCCCGAGGGCGGTGGTGGTCCCAACTATAACTCACAAATGTGA